One window of Thermodesulfobacteriota bacterium genomic DNA carries:
- a CDS encoding protein-glutamate O-methyltransferase CheR, with the protein MALEAGAAGELGVRPITDAEFDDISRFVYRYCGINLTPAKKTMVSGRLMKRLRQLGLSRFGDYFAMATSPGAGQHELTTMINLLTTNKTDFFRQPDQFQLLTHTLLPRLTALARLRSRRHIAVWSAGCSSGEEPYTIAFVLQEFVRQHPGWGYSILATDISTRRLEEAVRAVYTEEVVEPVPLELKRRYLLRGVGEHTGTFRVAPEIRKQITFRALNLMTSDLSSVGSIDLLFCRNVTIYFDRPTQRALVARFDGQLASGGYYFVGHSESLHGIFEGLTLVAPTVYIKDESAH; encoded by the coding sequence ATGGCCTTGGAGGCAGGGGCCGCCGGGGAGCTGGGCGTCCGGCCGATCACCGATGCCGAGTTCGACGACATCAGCCGTTTTGTCTACCGGTATTGCGGCATCAACCTGACGCCGGCCAAGAAGACCATGGTCTCGGGCCGGCTCATGAAGCGTCTGCGGCAGCTGGGGCTCAGCCGGTTCGGCGACTACTTCGCCATGGCCACCAGCCCTGGGGCAGGTCAGCACGAGCTGACCACCATGATCAACCTGCTCACCACCAACAAGACCGATTTCTTCCGCCAGCCCGATCAGTTCCAGCTTCTGACCCACACCCTGCTCCCCCGGTTGACAGCCCTGGCTCGCCTGCGCAGCCGCCGCCACATCGCGGTCTGGAGCGCCGGCTGCTCCAGCGGCGAGGAGCCCTACACCATCGCCTTTGTGCTCCAGGAGTTTGTCCGCCAGCATCCGGGCTGGGGCTACAGCATCCTGGCCACGGACATCTCGACGCGCCGCCTGGAGGAGGCGGTGCGCGCGGTCTACACCGAGGAGGTGGTGGAGCCGGTACCCCTGGAGCTGAAGCGGCGCTACCTGCTACGTGGCGTCGGCGAGCACACCGGCACCTTCCGGGTGGCGCCGGAGATCCGCAAACAGATCACCTTCCGCGCCCTCAACCTGATGACGAGCGATCTTTCGAGCGTGGGCAGCATCGATCTCCTGTTCTGCCGCAACGTCACCATCTATTTTGATCGGCCCACCCAGAGGGCGCTGGTGGCCCGGTTCGATGGCCAGCTTGCCTCCGGCGGCTACTATTTTGTGGGCCACTCGGAGAGCCTGCACGGTATCTTCGAAGGCTTGACGCTGGTGGCTCCCACCGTCTACATCAAAGATGAGTCTGCCCACTAG
- a CDS encoding chemotaxis response regulator protein-glutamate methylesterase, with translation MIVDDSAVVRSTLTQVLESDPGIRVIATAADPYIAAHKLREEVPDVITLDVEMPRMDGITFLRKLMRQHPLPVIICSSLTEAGAETTLKALEYGAVDVVTKPKLGVKQFLEENRIQLCDAVRAAAQARLRPLLALREVPAKLTADAVLPRASSRAMVETTDRVVLIGASTGGTEALASYLTVMPHDGPGTVVVQHMPEHFTTAFAKRLDGLCRMEVKEAADGDSVIRGRVLIAPGNRHLLVKRSGARYFVEVRDGPLVSRHRPSVDVLFRSGARYVGRNGVAVIMTGMGDDGANGMVELKEAGAVTIAQDEPSCVVFGMPKEAIERGGVDRILPLERIAAEVLRLTGT, from the coding sequence ATGATCGTTGACGATTCGGCGGTGGTGCGCAGCACCCTCACCCAGGTCCTGGAGAGCGATCCTGGCATCCGGGTGATCGCCACCGCGGCTGACCCGTATATTGCCGCCCACAAGCTCCGGGAGGAGGTGCCGGACGTCATCACCCTGGATGTGGAGATGCCGCGCATGGACGGCATCACCTTCCTCCGGAAGCTCATGCGCCAGCACCCCCTGCCGGTGATCATCTGCTCCAGCCTCACCGAGGCGGGCGCCGAGACCACCCTCAAGGCCCTGGAATACGGCGCCGTGGACGTGGTCACCAAGCCGAAGCTGGGGGTGAAGCAGTTTCTGGAGGAGAATCGCATCCAGCTGTGCGATGCGGTACGGGCGGCGGCCCAGGCCAGGCTGCGGCCCCTGTTGGCCCTGCGGGAGGTGCCGGCCAAGCTCACTGCCGATGCCGTGCTGCCCCGGGCCAGCAGCCGGGCCATGGTGGAGACCACCGACCGGGTGGTGCTCATCGGCGCCTCCACCGGCGGCACCGAGGCCCTGGCCAGCTATCTCACCGTCATGCCCCACGATGGGCCGGGCACGGTGGTGGTGCAGCACATGCCCGAGCATTTCACCACCGCCTTTGCCAAACGCCTGGACGGGCTGTGCCGGATGGAGGTCAAGGAGGCGGCGGACGGTGACTCGGTCATCCGGGGCCGGGTGCTCATCGCCCCCGGCAACCGGCATCTGCTGGTCAAGCGCAGCGGGGCTCGCTATTTCGTCGAGGTGCGGGACGGCCCGCTGGTCAGCCGCCACCGGCCGTCGGTGGATGTGCTCTTCCGCTCTGGCGCCCGTTATGTGGGCCGGAACGGGGTGGCGGTGATCATGACCGGCATGGGGGACGACGGTGCCAACGGCATGGTGGAGCTGAAGGAGGCCGGGGCGGTGACCATCGCCCAGGACGAGCCCAGCTGTGTGGTCTTCGGCATGCCCAAGGAGGCCATCGAGCGGGGGGGCGTGGACCGGATCCTGCCTCTGGAGCGGATCGCGGCCGAGGTGCTGCGCCTGACCGGCACCTGA
- a CDS encoding response regulator: MEILKDFRSKDTVEQVVVLDEIGAGGSADALPELFALFAEPLGDEVVDAMVYHTLTSVLAGKEEAILAGLAHPAAAVRRLCVEEAGKAGLAAAVPILLRLLPGLSEPAEVAAVLQALLRLPPGDPAAMLAAFQPFLQHPDATVATLAVQGAVAQGGAAGRDAVLAFIAAAPDFVQSGGEDCDLVLAMAITALGGCRDEQTAGFLVRHIHHGSPIIRRLIGDALVGLGSLALPALGEVLRAGRRDERIMAANVVGFMGDRKGAELLTAVMDARLGMEENLKFAVYEALGRIPSMRSIVCLADGLAETDELTLAAVLTGLDNLVNAGVVKRVQEVLVRQDEVARRVVTALIMARAVRLFRALYQEGSCASLLVAGIAASPDGEARAQFAQVLGELAGPQAAADAKRLAGAGQAASGRQLLAADDSKAMLHFYRAAAAEMGLAITTAADGRQALEHLRSGAAVDLLITDMNMPEMDGIELTRQARQLRPDLPIIMATTESEASQQAIARQAGVTAFVTKPFSKDVLKAKLQELLGAS, from the coding sequence ATGGAGATCCTGAAGGACTTTCGTAGCAAGGATACTGTCGAGCAGGTGGTGGTCCTGGACGAGATCGGCGCCGGTGGCAGCGCAGATGCCTTGCCGGAGCTTTTTGCCCTGTTTGCCGAGCCGCTGGGGGACGAGGTGGTGGACGCCATGGTCTACCACACCTTGACCAGTGTTCTGGCCGGCAAGGAGGAAGCGATCCTGGCGGGGCTCGCCCATCCGGCGGCGGCGGTGCGGCGGCTGTGCGTGGAGGAGGCCGGCAAGGCCGGCTTGGCCGCCGCGGTACCGATCCTGTTGCGCCTGTTGCCGGGCCTGTCCGAGCCGGCGGAGGTGGCCGCGGTCCTCCAGGCTCTGCTCCGCCTGCCGCCCGGGGACCCGGCGGCGATGCTGGCGGCCTTCCAGCCTTTCCTGCAGCACCCCGACGCCACAGTGGCCACCCTGGCGGTCCAAGGGGCGGTGGCCCAGGGCGGCGCTGCGGGCCGGGACGCGGTCCTGGCCTTCATCGCCGCGGCGCCGGATTTTGTTCAGTCCGGTGGCGAGGACTGCGATCTGGTGCTGGCCATGGCCATCACCGCCCTGGGGGGCTGCCGGGACGAACAGACGGCCGGCTTCCTGGTCCGGCACATCCACCATGGCAGCCCCATCATCCGCCGCCTCATCGGCGACGCCCTGGTCGGCCTGGGCAGCTTGGCCCTGCCGGCCCTGGGGGAGGTGCTGCGGGCGGGCCGGCGTGACGAGCGGATCATGGCCGCGAACGTGGTTGGCTTCATGGGGGATCGCAAGGGCGCCGAGCTGCTCACCGCGGTCATGGACGCCCGACTCGGCATGGAGGAGAATCTCAAGTTCGCGGTCTACGAGGCCTTGGGCCGCATCCCATCCATGCGCAGCATCGTCTGCCTGGCGGACGGGCTGGCGGAGACCGACGAGCTGACCCTGGCCGCGGTGCTCACCGGCTTGGACAACCTGGTGAACGCCGGGGTGGTGAAACGGGTGCAGGAGGTGCTGGTGCGGCAGGACGAGGTGGCCAGGCGGGTGGTCACGGCCCTGATCATGGCCCGGGCGGTGCGCCTGTTCCGCGCCCTGTACCAGGAAGGGAGCTGCGCCTCCCTGCTGGTAGCCGGGATCGCCGCCTCACCGGATGGCGAGGCCCGGGCCCAGTTTGCCCAGGTCCTGGGAGAGCTGGCCGGGCCGCAGGCCGCCGCCGACGCAAAGCGTCTGGCCGGGGCCGGCCAGGCGGCCAGCGGCCGCCAGCTCCTGGCCGCCGACGACTCCAAGGCCATGCTCCACTTCTACCGGGCAGCCGCTGCGGAGATGGGGCTGGCCATCACCACCGCCGCCGACGGCCGGCAGGCCCTGGAGCATCTGCGCTCCGGTGCTGCGGTCGATCTTCTGATCACGGACATGAACATGCCGGAGATGGACGGCATCGAGCTGACCCGCCAGGCCCGGCAGCTGCGGCCGGACCTGCCCATCATCATGGCCACCACCGAGTCGGAGGCCAGCCAGCAGGCCATCGCCCGCCAGGCCGGCGTGACCGCCTTCGTCACCAAGCCCTTCTCCAAGGACGTGCTCAAGGCCAAGCTCCAGGAGCTGCTGGGCGCCTCCTGA
- the trpS gene encoding tryptophan--tRNA ligase: MRILSGIQPSGQLHIGNYFGMMRPMIRNMRQGELFAFIVNLHALTSVHDRERLAAGTLEAAADFLALGLDPDESIFWVQSDVPEVTELTWILSTVTPMGLLERCHSYKDKVAKGIAPSHGLFAYPVLMAADILLYQANLVPVGKDQKQHLEVARDIAHSFNHTFGETFVIPEPAIDDNLAVIPGVDGQKMSKSYGNTIGIFLDEKTLKQRVMAIVTDSTPVEAPKDPDRCNLFAIYRLFAPPDRLAEVRRLYLEGGAAYGRIKLELVTILWEYFREAREERQRLGRDPGYLRAVLRAGAEKARTHAAPTLDLVRERVGLRY; this comes from the coding sequence ATGCGCATCCTTTCCGGCATCCAACCGTCCGGCCAGCTCCACATCGGCAACTATTTCGGCATGATGCGGCCCATGATCCGCAACATGCGCCAGGGCGAGCTTTTTGCCTTCATCGTCAACCTGCATGCCCTGACCTCGGTGCACGACCGGGAGCGCCTGGCAGCCGGGACCCTGGAGGCCGCCGCCGACTTCCTGGCCCTGGGGCTGGACCCGGACGAGAGCATCTTCTGGGTCCAGTCCGACGTGCCGGAGGTGACAGAGCTGACCTGGATCCTGTCCACCGTCACCCCGATGGGGCTTCTGGAGCGCTGCCACTCGTACAAGGACAAGGTCGCCAAGGGCATCGCCCCCAGCCACGGCCTTTTCGCCTACCCGGTGCTGATGGCGGCCGACATCCTCCTCTACCAGGCCAACCTGGTGCCGGTGGGCAAGGATCAGAAGCAGCACCTGGAGGTGGCCCGGGACATTGCCCACTCCTTCAACCACACCTTCGGCGAGACCTTTGTCATCCCGGAGCCGGCCATCGACGACAACCTGGCGGTGATTCCCGGCGTGGACGGCCAGAAGATGTCCAAGTCCTACGGCAACACCATCGGCATCTTCCTGGATGAGAAGACCCTCAAACAGCGGGTGATGGCCATCGTCACCGACTCGACGCCCGTGGAGGCCCCCAAGGACCCGGACCGCTGCAACCTGTTTGCCATCTACCGGCTCTTCGCCCCCCCGGACCGCCTGGCTGAGGTGCGGCGCCTCTACCTGGAGGGCGGCGCGGCCTATGGCCGCATCAAGCTGGAGCTGGTGACGATTCTCTGGGAGTACTTCAGGGAGGCGCGGGAGGAGCGGCAGCGCCTGGGCCGGGACCCCGGCTACCTGCGGGCGGTGCTCAGGGCCGGAGCGGAGAAGGCCCGGACCCACGCCGCCCCCACCCTGGATCTGGTGCGGGAGCGGGTGGGACTGCGGTATTGA